In the Sceloporus undulatus isolate JIND9_A2432 ecotype Alabama unplaced genomic scaffold, SceUnd_v1.1 scaffold_8562, whole genome shotgun sequence genome, GTCTCTGGGCCCTCCAGCTTATCCTTGTGACCTGCCCTTCCCTTCTGGTTCTCATGCATGTGGCCTATCGGGAAGCGAAGCAGCAGAGGCACATTGAAGAAGCAGGAGAACACTGCCAGCTGCTCTACTCCAACCTCAGTAAGAGACATGGAGGCCTCTGGTGGACCTACCTCCTCAGCATCTTCATCAAGGTGGCCGTAGATCTCACCTTCCTCTATATCTTCCACTGCCTCTACCCCAACTTCAACCTCCCATCAATGGTGCAGTGTGCTGCATACCCCTGTCCCAATATAGTCACCTGCTTCGTTGCTAAGACAACAGAAAAGAAGATCTTTTCATATTTCATGGTGGCAGCTGCTGTCTTCTGTGTCATTCTCAATATCTGTGAAATGGCCTACATAGTAGTCAAGAAATGCACCAAGCTTGCGGTCTCCAAGAAGCCAATAGACGTGTTTGAAACAGAAGCGCACATCTCCATTCAGGTGACCCAGGAAAACatctcatttatttaaatatcattAGCAAGACAGTTGGACTAATCAGGGATGGCTTTTGTTTCTACAAAGAAAGCTATAAAATGCAGCAAAGGGATGAAGAAGCAGATTAGAAAAAGTaaacctggctgggagattcttggAACTATAGTCCAACAAAGTAGCCTTTCTAAGCCCTGTGAAGAAGGCAGCAT is a window encoding:
- the LOC121918328 gene encoding gap junction beta-4 protein-like, translating into MNWSSYQELLSGVNKYSTVLGRVWLTVIFVFRFLVYVVAAEDVWSDDQHDFVCNTLQPGCTKSCYNQFFPISHIRLWALQLILVTCPSLLVLMHVAYREAKQQRHIEEAGEHCQLLYSNLSKRHGGLWWTYLLSIFIKVAVDLTFLYIFHCLYPNFNLPSMVQCAAYPCPNIVTCFVAKTTEKKIFSYFMVAAAVFCVILNICEMAYIVVKKCTKLAVSKKPIDVFETEAHISIQERRPVARGLRANGADLLYRT